Proteins co-encoded in one Paraburkholderia edwinii genomic window:
- a CDS encoding efflux RND transporter periplasmic adaptor subunit, with protein MQNRLRTLSAACVPALCVWLFLNAATARLARADEPAAVSVVLAHVTREPVAQQVHAYGVVASAAANADTVSLPYIARIRSLRVQPGQRVARGAPLAVVQADPSAVVALTQAQGAQTLARGELARTESLYRDGLATQSQLASAQKALSDAQQALAAQRALGVSAGAITIAAPVGGVVAQLTAAPGDQLQAGAPILQLIATNANAGANANASAGADHVANVTLGVEPADAMSIHDGDRIALHALATGLDKATANGSIVMVGASVDTQSQLVNVGASVPLAGTSFIPGTHVRADIETKRGDWWVVPRSAVLRDDHGAYVFQVAPDEKAHRVAVSIRVENDRSYGVDGALDAARPLVITGNYELTDGMAVRATKGTAP; from the coding sequence ATGCAAAACCGTCTTCGAACGCTGAGCGCGGCCTGCGTGCCGGCGCTGTGTGTATGGCTCTTTCTGAACGCGGCCACCGCGCGGTTGGCGCGTGCCGACGAACCCGCCGCAGTCTCGGTCGTGCTCGCGCACGTCACGCGCGAGCCGGTCGCGCAGCAGGTACACGCATACGGCGTGGTCGCGTCCGCCGCAGCCAATGCGGATACGGTCAGCTTGCCGTATATCGCGCGCATTCGCAGTCTGCGGGTGCAGCCGGGGCAACGTGTCGCGCGCGGCGCACCGCTGGCCGTGGTGCAGGCCGATCCGTCGGCGGTGGTCGCCTTGACGCAAGCGCAAGGCGCGCAAACGCTCGCGCGCGGCGAACTCGCGCGTACCGAATCGCTGTATCGCGACGGGCTCGCGACGCAGTCGCAACTCGCCTCCGCGCAGAAGGCGCTGAGCGACGCACAGCAGGCGCTCGCCGCGCAACGCGCGCTCGGCGTGTCCGCGGGCGCCATCACGATCGCCGCGCCGGTGGGGGGCGTCGTCGCGCAGCTAACGGCCGCGCCCGGCGATCAGTTGCAGGCAGGCGCGCCGATCTTGCAGTTGATCGCGACGAACGCGAACGCGGGCGCTAACGCTAATGCCAGCGCCGGTGCCGACCATGTCGCGAACGTAACGCTCGGTGTCGAACCCGCCGATGCGATGTCGATCCACGACGGCGACCGTATCGCACTGCACGCGCTTGCCACCGGGCTCGACAAGGCGACGGCGAACGGCAGCATCGTGATGGTGGGCGCGTCGGTCGATACGCAGAGTCAACTCGTCAACGTCGGTGCAAGCGTGCCGCTCGCGGGCACATCGTTCATTCCCGGTACGCATGTACGCGCCGACATCGAGACGAAACGCGGCGACTGGTGGGTCGTGCCGCGCTCTGCCGTGCTGCGCGACGATCACGGTGCCTACGTGTTTCAGGTCGCACCCGACGAGAAAGCCCATCGCGTCGCAGTATCGATTCGCGTGGAAAACGATCGCAGCTATGGCGTCGATGGCGCGCTCGACGCAGCGCGGCCGCTCGTCATCACCGGCAACTACGAGTTGACGGACGGCATGGCGGTGCGCGCCACGAAGGGCACCGCGCCATGA
- a CDS encoding TolC family protein has protein sequence MFHPSHRAMPVRALHGRFAATAYAFACSTGVALLLAGCTWYRPQPLATSNTLTTPAQLASMQIDPAAMPLPALAAHRFDPSNGLDIEEVAMLAVANNPDLKLARDDLGIAQAQAFSAGLLPDPQLSVSSDYPGQLGFDRAFSYGLSMDVMAVVTRDANKRSADATVQKIDLGLLWQEWQVIAQAKQLFVKARFQDVALPLLDRQRELARERYERIAHAAQAHNATHDSVAAALIASNDARKQDDDMQRAREQTRHDLNALLGLAPDVELTLTGSDRVTPPPDESIDAALTQLPARRPDLIALRAGYEAQEQKYRAAVLNQFPSLSVGFVRARDTSEIYTSGFQINLSLPIFNRNRGNVAIEQATRQRLSDEYQTRLNTAYGDIVHLRADSALLAAQLSTSEHALPELEQAAQRARQAYAAHDIVFGQYVDAQTAMLTRRVDVATLDEALAEQRIGLQALLGSAIPDPGSSDSLSR, from the coding sequence TTGTTTCACCCTTCGCACCGCGCGATGCCTGTGCGCGCATTGCATGGCAGGTTCGCCGCAACTGCGTACGCCTTTGCGTGCAGTACGGGCGTCGCGCTGCTGCTCGCCGGTTGTACGTGGTATCGACCTCAGCCGCTGGCAACATCCAACACGCTGACCACACCAGCGCAACTTGCAAGCATGCAGATCGACCCCGCAGCGATGCCATTACCCGCGCTTGCCGCGCATCGCTTCGATCCATCCAATGGCCTCGACATCGAAGAAGTCGCGATGCTCGCGGTTGCCAACAATCCGGACCTGAAGCTCGCGCGTGACGATCTCGGCATTGCGCAGGCGCAGGCGTTTTCAGCGGGCTTGTTGCCCGATCCTCAACTGAGTGTGTCGAGCGACTATCCAGGGCAACTGGGTTTCGACCGGGCTTTTAGCTACGGCTTGAGCATGGACGTGATGGCCGTCGTGACACGCGACGCGAACAAACGGTCCGCGGACGCGACGGTTCAGAAAATCGACCTCGGCTTGTTGTGGCAGGAATGGCAGGTCATCGCACAGGCCAAACAGCTGTTCGTGAAGGCGCGCTTTCAGGACGTCGCACTTCCACTACTCGATCGGCAACGCGAACTAGCCCGCGAACGTTACGAACGCATTGCGCACGCGGCGCAAGCGCACAACGCGACCCACGATAGCGTCGCCGCCGCGCTAATCGCATCCAACGATGCGCGCAAACAGGACGACGACATGCAGCGCGCGCGTGAACAGACGCGGCACGATCTGAACGCGCTACTGGGGCTCGCGCCCGACGTTGAGCTAACACTGACCGGATCCGACCGCGTCACACCGCCACCGGATGAGTCGATTGACGCAGCGCTCACGCAACTGCCGGCACGCCGACCGGATCTGATCGCGCTGCGGGCAGGCTACGAAGCGCAGGAGCAGAAGTACCGCGCCGCGGTGCTGAACCAGTTTCCGAGTCTATCGGTGGGTTTCGTGCGTGCGCGCGACACATCGGAAATCTATACAAGCGGCTTCCAGATCAATCTGAGCCTGCCGATCTTCAACCGCAATCGCGGCAACGTTGCCATCGAACAGGCCACGCGGCAACGGCTAAGCGATGAATACCAGACGCGTTTAAACACCGCTTACGGCGATATCGTGCATTTGCGTGCGGACAGCGCGCTTCTCGCCGCCCAGCTTTCGACGAGCGAGCATGCCTTGCCGGAACTGGAGCAGGCCGCGCAGCGCGCGCGGCAAGCTTACGCGGCACATGACATCGTGTTCGGCCAGTACGTCGATGCGCAAACCGCGATGCTTACGCGGCGCGTCGACGTCGCGACGCTCGACGAAGCGCTCGCCGAACAGCGCATCGGTTTGCAGGCGCTGCTTGGCAGCGCGATTCCCGATCCCGGCTCGTCAGATTCCCTCTCACGTTGA
- a CDS encoding DUF3887 domain-containing protein, which translates to MPENTNKRNVPVLKLRKSKWTIGLVAIVVITGILVAAKVHVRFGRFADDKAAADAAENAMIRQYNERNFDAIYDSASDALKSELSRAQVTDAMKQTFDKYGVIGDDSAAATTCFPYQVRMVRWMKAENGTELTALVTWFVPDGKHAMLVSAQISPGHSSFNPDIVRAHSCS; encoded by the coding sequence ATGCCGGAAAATACAAATAAGAGGAACGTGCCGGTGTTAAAGCTTCGCAAATCAAAATGGACGATAGGCTTGGTAGCCATAGTCGTTATAACAGGAATATTGGTCGCGGCTAAGGTGCACGTCCGGTTTGGGCGTTTCGCGGATGACAAGGCTGCCGCAGATGCAGCAGAGAATGCGATGATCCGTCAGTATAACGAGCGAAATTTCGACGCTATCTACGACAGCGCATCGGATGCGCTTAAATCAGAACTATCGCGTGCGCAAGTGACGGACGCGATGAAGCAGACTTTCGACAAGTACGGTGTCATAGGGGACGACAGTGCGGCTGCGACGACATGTTTTCCATATCAGGTTCGAATGGTACGTTGGATGAAGGCAGAGAACGGAACTGAACTCACCGCCTTGGTGACGTGGTTTGTGCCTGACGGCAAACACGCGATGCTCGTTTCAGCACAGATTAGCCCGGGTCATTCCTCGTTCAATCCGGATATCGTGCGGGCGCATTCGTGTAGCTGA
- a CDS encoding DUF2252 domain-containing protein: MRKISIILSAAMLLYGGSAAQAQTSRTSWVVTQIYDYNHPFAATDSTDLATKMATMAGDAFSFYRGTAHIFYQDMRTLPASKYTTTQTGLTWIGGDAHIGNFGAWQDSSGNNVFSVDDFDEGYLGQYVWDLRRLATSMVLVGRANNIADSDITTAINTMVAAYVKEMNTFMGSSDELSFQLKNGNTSGVVQDTIGDSKGDSRSSLLNKYTQVTNGARSFQNIANTLVAVNSTTYNNIANSMSSYISSIASSKQYSSSYYKVKDIHQKLGSGVGSLGKLRYYVLIEGPSTSTSDDVILEIKQETSSAVSEASSNGATLLSADDGNDAARVAMTNKAQTLNADVLVGYATINGMNFYFHEKSPFEEDFDYTQLTSAGKLNTAASYLGQALASAHAISDQDYNSAIVQYSIDKQVTNAVTSTSGLESEISTFAFSYAAQVNLDWQSFVGAYQSGTSLY; the protein is encoded by the coding sequence ATGAGAAAAATATCGATCATTCTGTCCGCTGCGATGCTGCTGTACGGCGGCTCTGCCGCGCAGGCTCAAACATCGCGCACCAGCTGGGTCGTTACGCAAATCTACGACTACAACCACCCGTTTGCGGCAACGGACAGCACGGATCTGGCAACCAAGATGGCGACCATGGCGGGCGACGCTTTCTCTTTCTATCGCGGAACGGCTCACATCTTCTATCAGGACATGCGCACTCTGCCGGCATCGAAATACACGACGACGCAGACAGGCTTGACCTGGATTGGCGGCGATGCCCACATCGGCAACTTCGGTGCCTGGCAGGATAGCAGCGGCAACAACGTGTTTTCCGTTGACGATTTCGATGAAGGCTACCTCGGCCAATACGTTTGGGATCTGCGCCGGCTGGCCACCAGCATGGTGCTCGTGGGCCGCGCGAATAATATTGCCGATAGCGATATCACCACCGCGATCAATACGATGGTGGCCGCTTACGTGAAGGAAATGAACACCTTTATGGGCAGTAGCGATGAACTCAGCTTCCAGCTCAAGAACGGCAATACATCCGGTGTCGTGCAGGACACCATTGGCGACTCCAAGGGCGATAGCCGTTCCAGTCTGTTGAACAAGTACACGCAGGTGACGAACGGCGCGCGCAGCTTCCAGAACATTGCCAACACACTGGTCGCGGTGAACAGTACGACCTATAACAACATCGCTAACTCGATGAGCAGTTACATCAGCTCGATTGCTTCATCCAAGCAATACTCGTCGAGCTATTACAAGGTGAAGGACATTCACCAGAAGCTAGGCTCCGGCGTCGGCAGTCTTGGCAAACTGCGCTACTACGTCCTGATCGAAGGACCCTCTACGTCCACATCGGACGACGTGATTCTCGAGATCAAGCAGGAGACATCCAGCGCAGTATCTGAAGCCAGCAGCAATGGAGCGACGCTGCTTTCAGCCGATGACGGCAACGATGCCGCGCGCGTCGCCATGACCAACAAAGCGCAGACGCTCAATGCCGACGTGCTAGTCGGTTATGCGACTATTAACGGCATGAACTTCTACTTCCACGAAAAGTCACCGTTCGAAGAAGACTTCGACTACACGCAGCTGACCAGCGCCGGCAAGCTCAACACCGCCGCGTCCTATCTGGGACAAGCGCTCGCGTCGGCTCACGCGATCTCGGATCAGGACTACAACAGCGCGATCGTTCAGTACAGCATCGACAAGCAGGTCACCAACGCGGTCACGAGTACGAGCGGACTGGAGTCGGAAATCTCGACGTTCGCGTTCAGCTACGCGGCGCAGGTCAACCTGGACTGGCAGTCATTCGTCGGCGCTTATCAATCCGGCACGTCGTTGTACTGA
- a CDS encoding SDR family NAD(P)-dependent oxidoreductase — translation MDLNLRGKVAVLTGASVGIGLAVAEGFAAEGVNLVLAARQRERLEQVAADIAQRHGVRVVPVACDVATIDGVDALVAAANQHFNGADILFNNAGTGSNETIMEAPDEKWQAYWDLHVMAAVRLARGLVPSMKRRGGGAILHNASICAAQPLGYEPIYNVTKAALMMFSKNLANEVVKDNIRVNTINPGLVLTPDWVKTAKALTQNTGGDWEGHLQQVADEFAPIRRFATPEELADFIVFLCSERASYSVGSTYFVDGGMLRTV, via the coding sequence ATGGATCTGAACTTGCGTGGGAAAGTGGCAGTGCTGACGGGCGCAAGCGTCGGCATCGGATTGGCGGTCGCGGAAGGCTTCGCCGCCGAGGGCGTGAATCTTGTGCTGGCCGCGCGGCAACGCGAACGGCTCGAACAGGTCGCGGCGGATATCGCACAGCGCCACGGCGTGCGTGTCGTTCCGGTTGCATGCGATGTCGCGACGATCGACGGCGTCGACGCGTTGGTCGCCGCGGCGAACCAGCACTTCAACGGCGCCGATATCCTGTTCAACAATGCGGGCACCGGCAGTAACGAAACGATCATGGAAGCGCCCGACGAAAAGTGGCAGGCGTATTGGGACCTGCATGTGATGGCGGCGGTGCGGCTCGCACGTGGGCTCGTGCCGTCGATGAAGCGGAGAGGCGGTGGAGCGATCCTGCATAACGCGTCGATTTGCGCGGCGCAGCCGCTCGGCTACGAGCCGATCTACAACGTCACTAAAGCCGCGCTGATGATGTTCTCGAAGAACCTCGCAAACGAGGTGGTGAAAGACAATATCCGCGTGAATACGATCAATCCGGGCCTCGTTCTAACGCCGGATTGGGTGAAGACCGCGAAAGCGCTAACGCAAAATACGGGCGGCGATTGGGAAGGGCACCTGCAACAGGTGGCCGACGAGTTCGCGCCGATCCGGCGCTTTGCAACGCCGGAGGAACTGGCGGACTTCATCGTGTTTCTCTGTTCGGAGCGCGCGAGCTATAGCGTTGGATCGACGTATTTCGTCGACGGTGGGATGTTGCGGACGGTTTAG
- a CDS encoding YncE family protein, with the protein MKRRIPRQVLLVAVCSIAACLVTACGGSDSNNTSNPTPTATSSGPHLITNIAVPNAASPAFSFDISFADHGRYFLADRNNKAVDVVDTSSNQLIAQIPGNFTGIGASTENSGPDGLVGLPGTSTLYVGDVNAVKILDTTAQTLTKTIPLTASGNRVDEGCFDPTDHLVLMANPGDSPPFISFISTDTQTVVTQLSFPGSSGLEACEYDAGTQSFLINNDGTTANPNGELDVIPASSVLSGHPAVTQAFPLGNCAPAGIALGPNKDVMVGCDPAAGSPLITLILDRTNGTVLAKLPFGGVDQITYDPTSNRYFLPARHWTANGIAAASGFTPQMAVIDGTSRSIVAQIAVGTGAHSVAVDGPSGQVYVPFQAGSGAFPNGGISVFTVR; encoded by the coding sequence ATGAAGAGACGAATCCCCCGGCAGGTTCTGCTTGTTGCCGTTTGCTCAATCGCGGCTTGTCTGGTGACGGCATGTGGCGGCTCGGATAGCAACAACACCAGCAATCCGACGCCCACTGCAACGTCGAGTGGCCCACACCTGATCACCAACATTGCGGTGCCCAACGCGGCCAGTCCCGCTTTCAGCTTCGATATCAGCTTTGCGGATCACGGCCGCTACTTTCTGGCCGACCGCAACAACAAGGCCGTCGACGTGGTGGACACGAGCAGTAACCAGCTGATCGCGCAGATTCCGGGCAACTTCACAGGCATCGGCGCTTCCACCGAAAACTCGGGTCCTGACGGCCTCGTCGGATTGCCCGGCACGAGCACGTTGTACGTCGGCGACGTGAACGCGGTCAAAATTCTCGACACGACCGCGCAAACACTGACCAAAACGATCCCCCTCACCGCTTCCGGCAACCGCGTGGACGAAGGCTGCTTCGACCCGACGGACCATCTGGTGCTGATGGCTAATCCCGGTGATTCGCCGCCCTTTATCAGCTTCATCAGCACGGACACGCAGACGGTCGTCACGCAGCTCTCCTTTCCAGGCTCGTCGGGACTCGAGGCCTGCGAATACGACGCGGGCACGCAGAGCTTCCTGATCAACAATGACGGTACCACCGCCAATCCGAACGGTGAACTCGACGTGATTCCGGCTAGCTCCGTGCTAAGCGGGCACCCGGCCGTCACGCAGGCCTTTCCGCTCGGCAACTGCGCGCCGGCCGGCATCGCGCTCGGTCCGAACAAGGACGTGATGGTCGGTTGCGATCCGGCAGCGGGCAGCCCGTTGATCACGCTGATCCTCGATCGCACCAACGGCACGGTGCTCGCGAAGCTGCCGTTCGGCGGCGTCGATCAGATTACCTACGATCCGACGTCGAACCGCTACTTCCTGCCCGCGCGACACTGGACCGCAAACGGCATCGCGGCGGCCTCCGGTTTCACACCGCAAATGGCAGTGATCGACGGGACCAGCCGCTCGATCGTCGCGCAGATCGCGGTCGGAACCGGTGCGCACTCCGTAGCAGTCGACGGACCGTCGGGACAGGTCTATGTGCCATTCCAGGCGGGCAGCGGCGCATTTCCTAACGGTGGGATTTCTGTCTTCACTGTGCGCTAG
- a CDS encoding NAD(P)/FAD-dependent oxidoreductase, with protein sequence MLRLSEVKLPLDHAPSDLETAIRARLADLGVTANGLVRYTVFRRAHDARKRSDIRLTYIVDVEVKDEATVRTRLAGKPHCGLTPDMTYRFVAKAAAHTVALRPVVIGMGPCGLFAGLILAQMGFQPIIIERGKAVRERTKDTFGLWRKAVLNPESNVQFGEGGAGTFSDGKLYSQIKDPNHYGRKVLDEFVKAGAPENILYLSRPHIGTFRLVSMVEKMRATIQALGGEVRFQTRADDIEIDQGKVRSLKLSNGEALRCDHVVLAVGHSARDTFQMLHDRGVYMEAKPFSLGFRIEHPQGLIDRSRFGKFAGHKQLGAADYKVVHHCRNGRSVYSFCMCPGGTVVAATSEPGRVVTNGMSQYSRAERNANAGIVVGITPEDYPGGPLAGVAFQRKWEERAFELGGGDYRAPGQLVGDFIAGRPSTSLGSVVPSFKPGVRPTDLRSALPDYVIEAIREALPQIDKRIAGFAMHDAVLTGVETRTSSPVRIRRRDDYQSINVDGLYPAGEGAGYAGGIYSAAIDGIEVAQALALKLTAGHAS encoded by the coding sequence ATGTTACGTCTAAGCGAAGTCAAACTTCCCCTCGACCATGCCCCAAGCGATCTCGAAACCGCGATTCGCGCGCGCCTCGCGGATCTCGGCGTGACGGCAAACGGGCTTGTCCGCTACACCGTGTTCCGCCGAGCGCACGATGCACGCAAGCGCTCCGACATCAGGCTGACCTATATCGTCGATGTCGAAGTCAAGGACGAAGCGACCGTGCGCACGCGGCTCGCCGGCAAGCCGCATTGCGGGTTGACGCCGGACATGACATACCGCTTTGTCGCGAAGGCCGCGGCACACACGGTCGCCCTCCGTCCGGTGGTAATCGGCATGGGGCCGTGCGGCCTGTTCGCAGGACTTATCCTCGCGCAGATGGGATTCCAACCCATCATCATCGAACGTGGCAAAGCCGTGCGCGAGCGCACCAAAGACACTTTCGGCCTGTGGCGCAAGGCCGTGCTCAACCCTGAATCCAATGTGCAGTTCGGCGAAGGCGGAGCCGGAACGTTTTCCGATGGCAAGCTGTACAGCCAGATCAAGGATCCGAATCACTATGGCCGCAAGGTGCTGGACGAATTCGTCAAGGCAGGTGCGCCGGAAAACATCCTGTATCTGAGCCGACCACACATCGGCACGTTCCGTCTCGTCAGCATGGTCGAAAAAATGCGCGCGACCATCCAGGCGCTGGGGGGTGAAGTGCGCTTCCAAACCAGGGCCGACGACATCGAAATCGATCAGGGCAAGGTGCGTTCGCTCAAGCTCTCGAATGGCGAGGCGCTGCGGTGCGATCACGTGGTGCTGGCCGTGGGTCACAGCGCGCGCGACACTTTCCAGATGCTGCACGATCGCGGCGTTTATATGGAAGCCAAGCCGTTCTCGCTGGGATTTCGCATCGAACATCCGCAGGGGCTTATCGATCGCAGCCGCTTCGGCAAGTTTGCGGGCCACAAACAGCTCGGCGCGGCCGACTACAAGGTGGTCCATCACTGCCGTAATGGGCGGTCGGTTTACAGCTTTTGCATGTGTCCTGGAGGCACGGTGGTTGCGGCGACCTCCGAGCCGGGCCGCGTGGTCACCAATGGCATGAGCCAGTATTCCCGAGCCGAGCGCAACGCGAATGCGGGCATCGTCGTCGGCATCACCCCGGAAGACTATCCCGGCGGTCCGCTGGCGGGTGTCGCGTTCCAGCGCAAATGGGAAGAGCGCGCATTCGAACTCGGCGGCGGCGATTATCGCGCGCCGGGTCAACTGGTCGGCGATTTTATCGCCGGCCGGCCATCCACGTCGCTTGGCTCCGTGGTGCCGTCGTTCAAGCCGGGCGTGCGCCCGACCGATCTCCGCAGCGCGCTCCCGGACTACGTGATCGAAGCCATTCGTGAAGCACTACCCCAGATCGACAAGAGGATCGCGGGCTTCGCGATGCACGACGCAGTGCTCACCGGCGTGGAGACGCGCACTTCGTCACCGGTCCGGATTCGACGTAGAGACGATTACCAAAGCATCAACGTCGACGGTCTGTATCCGGCCGGCGAAGGCGCGGGGTATGCGGGCGGTATCTATTCGGCTGCCATTGACGGCATCGAAGTCGCGCAAGCGTTGGCACTCAAACTGACGGCGGGGCATGCGTCGTGA
- the scpA gene encoding methylmalonyl-CoA mutase — protein MKRPFERRRRHTVSLKPLYTRADTEGLAHLDSLPGEAPFVRGPYTSMYTGRRWTIRQYAGYAQAADTNLAFRTALAEGAQGLSVAFDLPTQRGYDSDDPQVAADVGVTGVAIDTVEDMARLFADIALERTSVSMTMNGAVLPVLAAFIVVAEERGVAAAQLTGTIQNDILKEFITRNTCIFAPEPSLRIAADVVEYLASHAPRFHALSVSGYHFQEAGADPVLELALTMADARAYVLTLVERGMGADDVCEHISFFFGVGTDFYAEIAKLRAARLVWSTLAAQCGARSARARALRMHCQTSGWSLTAQKPLNNVVRTTVEALAAVFGGTQSLHTNAYDEALALPCAASARVARDTQLVLQHETGICDVIDPWAGSYMMESLTADIAARVHALLGEIDGQGGIVGAIRSGWVRERLDRCALEVQAQIESGERAIVGVNGYRQEDDVPDESGAARGPGLGAAQVARHQARRIAGVKAKRDAGRVGAALRALEQAARDGAGNLLALTIECMRARATVGECTRALEAVWPRHTVALQVGAGAYHDALSDDPAWRAACDAVARVGAAFGRRPRVLMTKLGQDGHDRGARVVAAALTDAGFDVVASPLFAPAADVCSQAIAAQADVIGVSSLSGAHGALVLELLEQLRIRGAAMPVVVGGNLDGESTRILQAAGVAACFPVGSSVSDIVSGLARISGHLDPARLHDVGTASLP, from the coding sequence ATGAAGCGACCGTTCGAGCGCAGGCGTCGCCACACCGTTTCGCTCAAGCCGCTTTACACGCGCGCGGACACCGAAGGTCTCGCCCATCTGGACAGTCTGCCCGGCGAAGCGCCGTTCGTGCGCGGGCCCTATACGTCGATGTACACCGGCCGGCGCTGGACGATCCGCCAGTACGCGGGCTATGCGCAAGCGGCCGACACCAACCTCGCGTTTCGCACTGCGCTAGCCGAGGGAGCGCAGGGCCTGTCGGTCGCGTTCGATCTGCCGACGCAGCGCGGCTACGACTCCGACGATCCCCAGGTGGCAGCGGATGTCGGCGTGACCGGCGTCGCGATCGACACCGTCGAGGACATGGCGCGGCTCTTCGCCGATATCGCGCTCGAACGCACCTCGGTCTCGATGACGATGAACGGCGCGGTGCTGCCCGTGCTGGCCGCATTCATCGTCGTTGCGGAAGAGCGCGGCGTGGCGGCGGCGCAGTTGACCGGCACGATCCAGAACGACATTCTCAAGGAGTTCATCACACGCAATACGTGCATCTTCGCGCCCGAACCGTCGTTGCGCATCGCGGCGGACGTCGTCGAGTATCTGGCGAGCCATGCGCCGCGCTTTCATGCGTTATCGGTGTCGGGCTATCACTTTCAGGAAGCGGGCGCCGACCCGGTGCTCGAACTCGCGCTGACGATGGCCGATGCGCGCGCGTATGTGCTCACGCTCGTCGAGCGCGGCATGGGCGCGGACGACGTATGCGAGCACATCAGCTTTTTCTTCGGCGTCGGCACCGATTTCTATGCGGAGATCGCCAAACTGCGCGCGGCGCGGCTCGTCTGGTCGACGCTTGCCGCACAATGCGGCGCGCGTTCCGCCCGCGCGCGTGCGCTGCGCATGCACTGCCAGACGTCGGGCTGGTCGCTGACCGCGCAAAAGCCGCTGAACAATGTCGTGCGCACCACCGTCGAAGCGCTCGCCGCGGTGTTCGGCGGAACCCAGTCGCTGCACACAAATGCCTACGATGAAGCGTTGGCCCTGCCCTGCGCGGCGTCCGCGCGGGTCGCGCGCGACACGCAACTGGTGCTGCAGCACGAAACCGGCATTTGCGATGTGATCGATCCGTGGGCCGGCTCGTACATGATGGAATCGCTGACCGCCGATATCGCCGCGCGCGTGCACGCGTTGCTCGGCGAGATCGACGGCCAGGGCGGCATAGTCGGCGCAATCCGCTCGGGATGGGTGCGCGAGCGCCTCGACCGATGTGCGCTCGAGGTGCAGGCGCAGATCGAAAGCGGCGAGCGCGCGATCGTCGGCGTGAACGGCTACCGTCAGGAAGACGATGTGCCGGACGAGAGTGGCGCTGCGCGCGGGCCGGGTCTCGGTGCGGCGCAAGTCGCACGGCACCAGGCGCGCCGGATAGCCGGCGTGAAAGCGAAACGGGACGCCGGGCGCGTCGGCGCCGCGCTTCGTGCGCTCGAACAGGCGGCGCGCGACGGCGCCGGCAATCTGCTCGCGTTGACCATCGAATGCATGCGCGCGCGAGCGACGGTCGGCGAATGCACGCGCGCGCTCGAAGCCGTATGGCCGCGGCATACGGTGGCGCTGCAGGTCGGCGCCGGTGCCTATCACGATGCGCTATCGGACGACCCCGCATGGCGCGCCGCATGCGATGCGGTCGCGCGCGTGGGCGCGGCGTTCGGCCGGCGGCCGCGCGTGTTGATGACCAAGCTCGGCCAGGACGGCCATGACCGTGGCGCACGCGTGGTCGCCGCCGCGCTGACCGACGCGGGCTTCGATGTCGTCGCGAGCCCGCTGTTCGCGCCGGCGGCCGACGTCTGCTCGCAGGCGATCGCGGCCCAGGCGGACGTGATCGGCGTGTCGTCGCTCTCCGGCGCGCACGGCGCATTGGTGCTCGAGTTGCTCGAGCAATTGCGCATACGCGGCGCCGCAATGCCCGTCGTGGTCGGCGGAAACCTCGATGGCGAGAGCACGCGTATATTGCAGGCCGCCGGCGTCGCGGCGTGCTTTCCGGTCGGTAGCAGCGTGAGCGATATCGTTTCAGGTCTTGCGCGAATCAGCGGGCATCTCGATCCCGCTCGATTACATGATGTAGGGACGGCGTCCCTCCCTTGA